Genomic DNA from Bacilli bacterium PM5-9:
CTTTAATTATTCCATTAACTAGTTCTGTAGAACTTCCGCCATAATTGTTAACTAGGATTTGATTACCATTTTCGTCAACTTTAACTAAGTAAATATCTGTATCACCTAAACATGTAAAGCCATTGTCATTTGATGAACCGTATCCAACAATTAAGTAATCGCTTCCAGTAGTAACTATACCATAAGCATTCTCCGATTTACTTCCACCATAGTTTTTTATCCACTCTTGTGTTCCTAAATCATCAAACTTAACAGCCATCATATCATTATCTCCAAATGTTGTTACATCACCACTAATAGAAGATGTGTATCCAACAGCAATATACTTACCATCATTTGATTTTATTACTCCATCAAATCCATTTCCTTTATTTCCACCATACGCTTTTATCCATTGTTGGTTTCCATTTTCATCAATTTTGATTGCAAAACCTGCACTTGTACCGCTAAAAGTTACTCCAGCATCTTTTGATTGAAGGTTTCCTACTAGGATATAACCATCAGTTGTTGCAACCGCATCATTAAATAAATCACCAGATGAACCACCATAATTTTTTATCCACTCTTGACTTCCGTTTTCATCTATCTTAATTGCAATAGCATCTGCTTCACCTTTATTTGATATTCCATTATCTGCTGACCATGACATTCCAACTAAAAGATATTTATTATCGTTTGTTTTAATAATTTTACTTAATTGATCATAATCGCTTCCACCATAATTTTTTATCCACTGAATATTTCCATCTTTATCAATTTTAGTTACTATTCCATCACCATAACCCTTTGCATTAAATCCAGCATCAGTTGAACCACTATTTCCTAAAGCAAGTAATCCACCATCATGAGTCTCCAATACCGCTTTAAAAGATTCTTCAGCACTTCCACCATAATTTTTTGTCCACTCTTGATCATATTTTTCAATTGCATTTACTTGAATTGATATCATAAAGAACGCACAAATCATTAACATTACCTTTTTCATATATCTGTCTCCTTTTATATTTTTTAAATTATAACAGTTTTTCTTTACATTATCAACATAAAAGTCACACAAAATTCTTTTACTTATAAATTAGTTCGCAATTAAGATTTAATTATGTTTATATGTACATAATTGTGCGAAAATACTATATATAGTGCTTTTTTCCACCTTTTTTTCTTTATAACATAAAAACATGATTTTACAACCATGCTTCACACAAAAAATTATTAACTAATTAATATACAATATTGACACTACTCTACTATGTTTTTTCTATTCTTTCTTGTTTTCTTTATCAAAGACTAAATATACAATTGCAGTACTTATTAATGTTCCACCGATTAATAATTGAGATGTTAAATCATTATGTAAAACTATTACATCTAAAAATGCAGCAATAAGTGCTTGCGCAGAAATAATAACACTTAGCACTACCTCTTTAACATATTTAGATGCCCACGTTTGCACGATATAACAAATTGCAGTTGCTAACAAACCTAAATATAGTAATGGAAAAATATTAGCTTCATCAAACAAAACATCTATTGGTGAACCATTAATTAATACTAGTAATAAACCACCTAAAGATACCGTTAGTGTTTGATAAAAAGCTACGCATATCGCATTTGTGCCTTTACCGAATTTTGCTAGTAATACTATTTGAAATGCAAAACCAAATGCACTTAATATTGCTAAAAGATCACCAAAGTTTATACTTGTAAATGTTGTAGCATCAACTGATAAGATAATTGTCCCTACCATTGCTAAAGCAAGTCCTATTAAGTTCTTGATAGTAACACTAGATTTATTTATTGCATAAGCTAAAAATGGAACAATAATAATTGCCGAGCTTGCTATAAAAGAGCTCTTAGAAATTGAGGTGTAATTAAAAGATTGATTTTGCATATACATCGCAAAAATGATACATAGTCCAACAATCACTCCTGCTTTTACTTCTATTATTTTACTTTTCTTTATTTTTGGAAATCCAATGATTGCTAAAGCAATTGCACCTATTCCAAAACGAGCAAACAATAATAATTCTGAACTTACTCCACTATTTAT
This window encodes:
- a CDS encoding hypothetical protein (product_source=Hypo-rule applied; cleavage_site_network=SignalP-noTM; pfam=PF09479; superfamily=50998), with the translated sequence MKKVMLMICAFFMISIQVNAIEKYDQEWTKNYGGSAEESFKAVLETHDGGLLALGNSGSTDAGFNAKGYGDGIVTKIDKDGNIQWIKNYGGSDYDQLSKIIKTNDNKYLLVGMSWSADNGISNKGEADAIAIKIDENGSQEWIKNYGGSSGDLFNDAVATTDGYILVGNLQSKDAGVTFSGTSAGFAIKIDENGNQQWIKAYGGNKGNGFDGVIKSNDGKYIAVGYTSSISGDVTTFGDNDMMAVKFDDLGTQEWIKNYGGSKSENAYGIVTTGSDYLIVGYGSSNDNGFTCLGDTDIYLVKVDENGNQILVNNYGGSSTELVNGIIKGDDNNFLIYGSGFSNDAGYESPDGFNGIVIEVDKDGVQQNIKSYRYINHLHGLIKLSNGMYYGVGYSSDSENYPTLGNDDAMLIRLNIKTEVKYDVNGGKGNTPSSYKGFPDTKYTIEFTPAPSKNGYTFLGWSDGTNTYLADGSTNNELTLAKNDITLKAVYKKNAVDVIDDDKEEDEDIPDTGYDNSNLIISLFLTMSVIGGASILKVRKEF
- a CDS encoding drug/metabolite transporter (DMT)-like permease (product_source=COG0697; cog=COG0697; pfam=PF00892; superfamily=103481; transmembrane_helix_parts=Inside_1_6,TMhelix_7_29,Outside_30_38,TMhelix_39_56,Inside_57_62,TMhelix_63_82,Outside_83_96,TMhelix_97_114,Inside_115_120,TMhelix_121_143,Outside_144_147,TMhelix_148_170,Inside_171_176,TMhelix_177_199,Outside_200_208,TMhelix_209_231,Inside_232_237,TMhelix_238_260,Outside_261_264,TMhelix_265_284,Inside_285_291) — protein: MDKSKLAIFLLVIITFIWGYSFVSSSQLINSGVSSELLLFARFGIGAIALAIIGFPKIKKSKIIEVKAGVIVGLCIIFAMYMQNQSFNYTSISKSSFIASSAIIIVPFLAYAINKSSVTIKNLIGLALAMVGTIILSVDATTFTSINFGDLLAILSAFGFAFQIVLLAKFGKGTNAICVAFYQTLTVSLGGLLLVLINGSPIDVLFDEANIFPLLYLGLLATAICYIVQTWASKYVKEVVLSVIISAQALIAAFLDVIVLHNDLTSQLLIGGTLISTAIVYLVFDKENKKE